The proteins below are encoded in one region of Candidatus Thiodiazotropha sp. LNASS1:
- the aceF gene encoding dihydrolipoyllysine-residue acetyltransferase, with protein MGNTTDVLIPDIGDFDSVEIIEILVSEGDRVTLEESLLTLESDKATMEIPSPHTGEVKRLLVKVGDRVKEGDRIVVLEVETSQQKGESEPVTTPAPAAEEVETVQAPAPAPNEASASASEQPQRLPGEKEARVPPVPAGFVESGGQGTPHASPSVRRFARELGVDLSLIKGSGPKDRILKEDIQRFIKRSLRQGEGAAASRSPFEMPVGPEVDYSRFGEVEATALNRIRKISGAHLHRCWLTVPHVTQFDEADITDLEAFRQTQKEAASRQSVRLTLMPFLMKAVAAALNQLPMFNAALSVDGESLIYRKYIHIGVAVDTPNGLVVPVIRDVDQKGVFQLAAELMSVSEKARAGKLAPADMQGGCFSISSLGGIGGTAFTPIVNAPEVAILGVSRSSMQPVWDGETFQPRLMLPLSLSYDHRVIDGADGVRFTTYLSSLLGDIRHLLL; from the coding sequence GTGGGTAATACGACAGATGTACTGATACCTGATATAGGTGATTTCGACTCGGTCGAGATTATCGAGATTCTGGTTTCAGAGGGTGATCGAGTCACGCTCGAGGAGTCTCTGCTGACCCTTGAAAGTGACAAGGCTACGATGGAGATTCCATCCCCCCACACCGGGGAGGTCAAACGCCTGTTGGTCAAGGTTGGTGATCGTGTCAAAGAAGGAGACAGGATAGTCGTTCTTGAGGTTGAAACCAGCCAACAGAAAGGAGAGAGTGAACCGGTAACTACCCCCGCACCGGCGGCAGAGGAGGTTGAGACAGTACAAGCGCCGGCCCCGGCGCCAAATGAAGCGTCTGCTTCAGCATCTGAGCAGCCACAGCGACTACCAGGTGAGAAAGAGGCCCGCGTACCGCCCGTTCCAGCTGGATTCGTTGAGAGCGGTGGACAGGGCACCCCTCATGCAAGCCCATCGGTACGCCGATTTGCCCGTGAATTGGGTGTTGATCTCTCATTGATTAAGGGAAGCGGTCCAAAAGATAGAATCCTGAAAGAGGATATTCAGAGGTTCATTAAACGCTCATTGCGGCAGGGCGAAGGGGCAGCCGCATCCAGGTCGCCCTTTGAAATGCCGGTGGGGCCGGAAGTGGATTACAGCCGCTTTGGTGAGGTTGAGGCAACAGCGTTAAACCGCATCAGGAAAATCAGCGGAGCCCATCTTCATCGTTGCTGGCTGACCGTACCGCATGTGACCCAGTTTGACGAGGCTGATATCACCGATCTCGAGGCATTCAGGCAAACGCAAAAAGAGGCTGCATCCAGGCAGTCCGTTCGGCTCACCCTGATGCCGTTTCTGATGAAGGCGGTCGCCGCAGCGCTTAACCAGTTGCCGATGTTCAATGCTGCCCTGTCGGTAGATGGCGAATCCTTGATATATAGGAAATACATTCATATCGGTGTTGCGGTGGATACGCCCAATGGGCTAGTCGTACCGGTCATACGTGATGTCGATCAAAAAGGTGTCTTCCAACTTGCAGCAGAGTTGATGAGCGTCAGTGAAAAGGCACGGGCAGGCAAGTTAGCGCCGGCGGATATGCAAGGCGGATGTTTCTCGATCTCCAGTCTTGGCGGGATAGGCGGTACTGCCTTTACTCCCATTGTGAACGCCCCGGAAGTGGCAATACTCGGTGTCTCCCGCAGTAGTATGCAGCCTGTGTGGGACGGGGAGACCTTCCAGCCACGATTGATGTTGCCGCTTTCACTCTCCTATGATCATCGGGTAATCGATGGTGCTGATGGCGTCAGGTTTACCACCTATCTCTCTTCCCTTTTGGGTGATATTCGTCATTTGTTGCTCTGA